In Colletotrichum lupini chromosome 6, complete sequence, a single window of DNA contains:
- a CDS encoding cyclohexanone monooxygenase: MSMDLFEDTAWTVLNGHVPAYFGDSKLDDSPRRYDTEVTKQNHLPQLHLYSTCKSNVNMAAPPQITTDTAAGAAAADFMALNKKYTEEKEKRQRSDGNAQYIEMETDAKFSKLAQDPWVDHEKLNAQTPSLKDGDEMKFIILGAGYGGLLFAIRFIQAGFKPEDIRLVDAAGGFGGTWYWNRYPGLMCDVESYTYMPLLEETGYVPKHRYSYGHELRAHADRMAETWDLTDKGVFRSQIKSYEWDEDAKRWIVVIEQVRGPNDSPITMTVRSQFVVLANGVLNHPKAAKNLEAFEGDMFHTARWNYEVTGGNAEDLENVQLTGLEGKRVGIIGTGATAIQLVPQLAKWAKELYVFQRTPSSVEERGQRPTDPEEWKKIADGPGWQRRRLDNFNSLVSGGEVEENLVDDGWTKIQTYKGLVGAPHEKPLGLEDIPSHIGSLLALDAPRSERIRRRVEEIVKNKSVAEALKPWYPSWCKRPTFHDDYLPAFNLPNVHLVDTNGKGVDHATKNSLVVDGTDYPLDVIVLSTGYRPPAADMAEPSGRSNMTIKGRNGELLSDKWSGKGPSTFHGVLTNGFPNLFLTGPLQIGAAANFAYAQDVLSQHCAYMVVEAMKRAGKSTNKMTIESILAGEEAYVGFIMQHAAWFSSLSICTPSYMNNEGEKAPLEAQMKLARGAPFPHGINSYVKFLEDWRAGGSMSGIQVTA, translated from the coding sequence ATGTCAATGGACCTGTTTGAGGACACCGCTTGGACTGTCCTCAACGGACATGTACCCGCATATTTTGGCGACTCAAAACTAGACGATTCGCCTCGTAGATATGATACAGAGGTCACCAAGCAGAATCACTTACCTCAACTACACCTCTATTCAACCTGCAAGTCAAACGTCAACATGGCCGCACCTCCACAGATCACGACAGACACCGCGGCCGGGGCTGCCGCGGCCGACTTCATGGCTCTCAACAAGAAGTACACAGAGGAGAAAGAGAAGCGCCAGCGGTCTGACGGCAACGCGCAGTACATTGAGATGGAGACAGACGCGAAGTTCAGCAAGCTGGCCCAAGACCCATGGGTCGATCATGAGAAGCTCAACGCCCAGACGCCGAGCCTCAAGGATGGCGACGAGATGAAGTTCATCATCCTCGGCGCCGGCTACGGAGGGCTGCTGTTCGCAATTCGATTCATCCAAGCTGGTTTCAAGCCCGAGGATATTCGCCTGGTCGACGCCGCTGGTGGATTTGGCGGCACGTGGTATTGGAATCGTTACCCGGGTCTAATGTGTGACGTCGAATCCTACACCTACATGCCGCTCCTCGAGGAGACGGGCTATGTTCCGAAGCACCGATACTCGTATGGCCACGAGTTGCGGGCTCATGCGGACCGAATGGCAGAGACATGGGACTTGACAGATAAGGGTGTGTTCCGCTCGCAGATCAAGAGTTATGAGTGGGACGAGGACGCTAAGCGATGGATCGTGGTTATCGAGCAGGTTCGCGGCCCGAATGATTCGCCCATCACGATGACGGTTCGATCACAGTTCGTCGTTCTGGCCAACGGTGTTCTGAACCATCCCAAAGCGGCCAAGAATCTCGAGGCATTTGAGGGCGACATGTTCCATACTGCGCGGTGGAACTACGAAGTCACTGGTGGGAACGCGGAGGACCTCGAGAATGTCCAGCTTACTGGCCTTGAGGGAAAACGTGTTGGCATCATTGGTACTGGCGCAACCGCCATTCAGCTCGTTCCACAGCTCGCCAAGTGGGCGAAggagctctacgtcttccaAAGAACGCCGTCATCTGTGGAAGAGAGAGGCCAGAGGCCTACTGATCCAGAAGAGTGGAAGAAGATTGCCGACGGCCCTGGCTGGCAGAGGCGTCGCCTTGACAACTTCAATTCACTTGTTTCTGGCGGCGAGGTAGAAGAGAACTTGGTAGATGATGGCTGGACGAAGATTCAGACTTACAAAGGCCTTGTCGGCGCACCACACGAGAAACCTCTTGGATTGGAGGATATCCCCAGCCATATCGGCAGTCTTCTCGCCCTGGATGCCCCGAGATCAGAGAGGATTCGACGTCGAGTTGAGGAAATTGTGAAGAATAAGTCAGTTGCTGAGGCTTTGAAGCCATGGTACCCATCATGGTGCAAGCGACCGACCTTCCATGACGACTACCTCCCGGCGTTCAACCTACCCAACGTACACCTTGTTGATACAAACGGCAAGGGAGTTGACCACGCCACCAAGAATTCACTAGTCGTCGACGGTACAGACTATCCCCTCGATGTCATTGTGCTGAGCACGGGATACAGGCCGCCTGCAGCAGACATGGCCGAGCCATCGGGCAGATCCAACATGACCATCAAGGGCCGGAACGGCGAGCTCCTATCGGATAAGTGGTCGGGAAAAGGCCCGTCTACCTTCCACGGCGTTCTCACCAACGGTTTTCCAAACCTGTTCCTGACCGGCCCTTTGCAGATCGGCGCCGCGGCAAACTTTGCTTATGCCCAGGACGTCCTTTCTCAACATTGCGCATACATGGTAGTCGAAGCTATGAAGCGCGCGGGGAAAAGCACTAATAAGATGACTATAGAGAGCATATTGGCGGGGGAAGAAGCATATGTCGGTTTCATTATGCAGCATGCGGCTTGGTTCTCTAGTTTGTCTATATGCACACCAAGCTACATGAACAATGAGGGCGAAAAGGCACCACTGGAGGCACAAATGAAGTTGGCCAGAGGAGCGCCGTTTCCACATGGTATCAATTCCTATGTAAAATTCCTGGAGGACTGGCGGGCAGGTGGCTCGATGAGCGGTATTCAAGTCACAGCATAG